The following coding sequences are from one Syngnathus acus chromosome 12, fSynAcu1.2, whole genome shotgun sequence window:
- the txnl1 gene encoding thioredoxin-like protein 1 isoform X2 codes for MLSNKYPQVVFLEVDVHVCPTTKESNNISATPTFLFFRNRDRVDQYQGADAAGLEDKIKQLTENDPGNSEDSDIPKGYMDLMPFVNKAGCECLNESDDCGFDNCLLKDSSYLESDCDEQLLITIAFNQPVKLFSMKLLSSEFAQSPKVVKIFINLPRSMGFDDAERNEATQTLELAEEDYKDDGIIPLRYVKFQNVQSVTLFIKSNQGDEETTKINYLTFIGTPVQATNMNDFKRVVGKKGESH; via the exons ATGTTGAGTAATAAGTATCCCCAGGTTGTCTTCCTTGAAGTTGATGTCCATGTCTGTCCG ACAACAAAGGAATCCAACAACATATCAGCCACACCGACGTTCTTATTCTTCAGGAACAGGGATCGGGTCGACCAGTATCAAGGAGCAGATGCAGCCGGTCTTGAGGACAAAATCAAACAGCTCACAGAGAACGATCCAGGAAACAGCGAGGACTCTGACATTCCAAAGGGATAT ATGGACCTCATGCCTTTTGTCAACAAAGCCGGCTGCGAATGCCTCAACGAGAGCGATGACTGTGGCTTTGACAACTGCTTACTGAAAGACTCGTCCTACCTGGAGTCAGATTGTGATGAACAG TTGCTGATAACTATCGCCTTCAACCAGCCTGTGAAGCTCTTCTCCATGAAGTTGCTGTCCTCAGAGTTTG CCCAGTCCCCTAAAGTGGTGAAGATATTCATCAATCTCCCACGCTCGATGGGTTTCGACGATGCTGAACGAAACGAAGCCACCCAAACTCTGGAACTGGCGGAGGAAGACTACAAAGACGATGGAATCATTCCACTGCGCTATGTCAAGTTTCAGAATGTGCAGAGTGTAACG TTGTTCATCAAATCAAACCAGGGAGATGAGgagacaacaaaaataaactacTTGACATTCATTGGTACTCCAGTACAGGCCACCAACATGAATGACTTCAAAAGG GTTGTGGGAAAGAAAGGAGAGAGTCACTGA